Proteins encoded together in one Mastomys coucha isolate ucsf_1 unplaced genomic scaffold, UCSF_Mcou_1 pScaffold16, whole genome shotgun sequence window:
- the LOC116093868 gene encoding guanylate-binding protein 5-like, which translates to MAPEIHMPEPMCLIENTEEHLVTNQEALKILSAITQPVVVVAIVGLYRTGKSYLMNKLAGKEKGFSVGSTVQSHTKGIWMWCVPHPQKPDHTLVLLDTEGLGDVEKVDEKNDTQIFALAILLSSTFVYNTMNKIDQGAIDLLHNVTELTDLLRTRNSSDPTKTEEPADTSYFPDLVWTLRDFFLSLEANGQAITSDEYLENSLKLKQGSDEKTHTFNLPRLCIQKFFPGKKCFVFDSPARGHKLSQLQTLSTEELNPDFVQDLSEFCSHIFTHSKTKTLPGGIQVNGPRLESLVLTYVDAINSGALPSIENMVVTLARKENSAAMQKATVHYEQQMSQRVQLPTETLQELLDLHRTCEREAMEIFRKHSFKDEDQCFQKELENLLSAKQDEICKKNVDASVALCSTLLQSIFKPLEQEVAQGVYAKPGGHNIFLQRMDQLKAQYCQQPGKGTQAEEALQTYLKAKEPVSNTILQTDQALTAKERQRKEEQARAAAARAEAQRLEAIRVQEEKRRAEQERRHQEELRQKEIQKAQFEERWRKALDQKAQEEAVRIKAEQEAQLRALQQQLQLVREQTHRRHHKDCIIS; encoded by the exons ATGGCCCCAGAGATTCACATGCCAGAACCCATGTGCCTCATTGAGAACACTGAAGAACACCTAGTGACTAACCAGGAAGCCCTGAAGATCCTGTCCGCCATCACacagccagtggtggtggtggccatTGTGGGCCTTTACCGCACAGGCAAATCCTACCTGATGAACAAGCTGgctgggaaggagaaag GCTTTTCTGTTGGATCCACTGTGCAGTCTCACACCAAGGGGATCTGGATGTGGtgtgtgccccacccccaaaagccAGACCACACTTTGGTTCTGCTCGACACTGAAGGCCTGGGAGATGTGGAGAAG GTTGATGAAAAGAATGATACTCAGATCTTCGCACTGGCAATCCTCCTCAGCAGCACCTTTGTATACAACACCATGAACAAAATCGACCAGGGGGCTATCGACCTACTACA CAATGTAACAGAACTGACAGACCTGCTCCGGACAAGAAACTCCTCTGATCCTACTAAAACTGAGGAACCTGCCGACACAAGCTACTTCCCAGACTTGGTGTGGACTCTGAGGGATTTCTTCCTGAGCCTAGAAGCCAATGGGCAAGCCATCACATCTGATGAGTATCTGGAGAATTCGCTGAAGCTGAAGCAAG GCAGTGATGAAAAAACCCACACATTCAATCTTCCGCGGCTGTGCATACAGAAGTTTTTCCCAGGAAAGAAATGCTTTGTTTTTGACTCCCCTGCTCGTGGACACAAGCTTTCCCAGCTTCAGACACTCAGCACCGAGGAGCTGAACCCTGATTTTGTGCAGGACCTTTCTGAATTCTGTTCTCACATCTTCACCCATTCTAAGACCAAGACTCTTCCAGGAGGCATCCAGGTCAATGGACCTC gTCTAGAAAGCCTGGTGCTGACTTACGTTGATGCCATCAACAGCGGGGCTCTGCCTTCCATAGAGAACATGGTGGTAACCTTGGCCCGGAAAGAGAATTCAGCAGCAATGCAAAAGGCCACTGTTCACTATGAGCAGCAGATGAGCCAGAGGGTGCAGCTGCCCACAGAGACCCTCCAGGAGCTGCTGGACCTGCACAGGACCTGTGAGAGAGAGGCCATGGAAATCTTCAGGAAGCATTCTTTCAAGGATGAGGACCAATGTTTCCAGAAAGAATTGGAG AACCTACTAAGTGCAAAGCAGGACGAGATTTGTAAGAAGAATGTGGATGCTTCTGTAGCCCTCTGCTCAACCCTACTTCAGAGTATTTTTAAGCCTCTGGAACAAGAAGTGGCACAGGGGGTCTATGCTAAACCAGGAGGTCACAATATCTTCCTTCAGAGGATGGACCAGCTGAAGGCACAGTACTGCCAGCAGCCAGGGAAGGGAACACAG GCTGAGGAAGCGCTGCAGACATATCTGAAGGCCAAAGAACCAGTGAGCAATACGATTCTACAAACAGACCAGGCTCTCACGGccaaggagaggcagaggaaag AGGAACAAGCAAGAGCAGCAGCTGCCCGGGCTGAAGCACAGAGGTTGGAGGCTATTCGCgtccaggaagagaagaggagagcagaACAGGAGAGAAGGCATCAGGAGGAACTGAGACAAAAAGAGATTCAGAAAGCACAGTTTGAGGAACGGTGGCGGAAGGCCTTGGACCAGAAGGCCCAG GAAGAGGCTGTGAGAATCAAGGCAGAGCAAGAAGCTCAACTCAGAGCACTTCAACAGCAGCTCCAACTCGTGAGGGAACAGACCCACCGCAGACATCATAAAGACTGTATTATAAGCTAA